The genomic stretch AACATCTTCGTCTTGACCTGCACAGGCATGTCAACCATGAAATACTGCCCTGAATCAGGATCCTGTAACAGCTTCCTTTGAGTTAGTGGGAAGGACTGCGCAATTGCGCTTGGGGTGGGCTGGGTTTGACCAGGTTCAAGGCAGAACTGTGGTTGCCCCAAATCAGGATCCTGTACCAGCTTCCTTTGAGTTAGTGGGAAAGACTGTGCTATTGTGTTTGGGGCGGGCTGGGTTTGACCAGGTTCAAGGCAGATCTGGGGTTGCCCCAAATCAGGATCCTGTAACAGCTTCCTATGAGTTAGTGGGAAGGACTGCACTATTGCGTTTGGGGTAGGCTGGGATAGACCGGGTTCAGGGCAGAACTGGGGTTGCGCCAAATCAGGACCCTGTACCAGCTTCCTTTGAGTTAGTGGTGAGGACTGAGCTATTGCGTTTTGGATGGGATGGGATTGACCGGGTTCAAGGCAGAATTGGGGTTTCCCCAAATCAGGATCCTGTCCCAGCTTCCTTTGTATTAGTGGTGAGGACTGCGCTATTGCGTTTGGGGCGAGCTGGGTTTGACCGGGTTGAGGGCAGAACTGGGGTTGTCCCGAATCAGGATCCTGTAACAGCTTCCTTTGAGTTAGTGGTGAGGACTGAGCTATTGCGTTTCGGGTGGGCTGGGATTGACCGGGTTGAGGGCAGAACTGGGGTTGCCCCAAATCAGGATCCTGTCCCAGCTTCCTTTGTATTAGTGGTGAGGACTGCACTATTGCATTTGGGGCGGGCTGGGTTTGACCGGGTTGAGGACAGAACTGGGGCTGCCCCGAATCAGGATCCTGTAACAGCTTCCTTTGAGTTAGTGGTGAGGACTGAGCTATTGCATTTGGGGTGGCCTGGTATTGACGTGGTTCAGGGCAGGACTGGGGTGCCTGTGGTGGGTTGGGTGTAGGCTGCAAAGCTAACgtttgggcggggggggggggctcagtgtGGCGTTCTCGGACAGGTTTCGATCGGGCCCGGCTTTTACCCTCAACTTTGCTCTCAGCTTCCGCCTTCTTAATCCTCTTATTTGTCAGCCTCTTGGCACGGCGCAGGGCTTTCTCACTTTTGGGGAGAACTGGTGGCGGTTTACCAAGTGGTTGAACGTCACCAGCACTGCAGACAGAATCAGATTTTTCACTGGGTGCTTTAGAGCCTTCCGTTTCTTCAACGCGCAGAGAACGGGTCACTTTCTCCTCCACTGTGTCCACTGCGTTAGCAGCACTACTCTCCACTCCCCCAGACGATGTGCCTACAGCCTCTTGCTCTCGAGATGGAGTACTGAGGGCTCCTGCCTGAGGGCTCCTCTGCTCCTGTGCTGCTGGTGGTGTGATGGTAGGTTGTGCCATTGGGGACCTGACGGGCATTTCTCTCAGGCACGTGCCTCTGCGCGACAGTGAGGATTCACGAGGCGAGTGGACTTTACCTTGCTCCCTCAGACGACCGCGTTCGTCTCCGCCTTCGTTCTCTTGCTTTCGAGATAGAGGACTGACGGCTCCTGCCTGAGGGCTCCACTGAGGGCTCCTCTGCTCCTGTGCTGCTGGTGGTGTGATGGTAGGTTGTGCCATTGGGGACCTGACGGGCGTTTCTCTTAGGCGCGTGCCTCTGCCCGACAGTGAGGATTCACGAGGCGAGTGGACTTTACCTCGCTCCCTCAGACGACCGCGTTCGTCTCCGCCTTCGTTCTCTTGCTCTCGAGATGGAGGACTGACGGCTCCTGCCTGAGGGCTCCACTGAGGGCTCCTCTGCTCCTGTGCTGCTGGTGGTGTGATGGTAGGTTGTGCCATTGGGGACATGACAGGTGTTTCTCTCAGGCGCGTGTCTCTGCGGGACAGCGAGGATTCACGAGGCAAGTGGATTTTACTTCGCTCCCTCAGACGACTGCGTTCGTCTTCGCCTTTCTCAGACCCACTCCAGCTGTCTCTGGGAGAGCTCAGCCTGAAGTCCTCTGGGAACCTGTGTAAAGGCGACTTTATGATCTTAGTCAGAGGGGAAGTCCTCACAGTGTTATCTTTCACTTTAAATAAGGTGTGCCTAATGGTGGATGGAGAGGAAGCGTTTGAACGTGGCGTTTGTGATTTCGCGTATTCTATCAGGCACCGGACCCAACCACCTTCGTCCAAGTCAGTGGGTGATGTGGGGCTGGCCTCCTTGGATAGTGCACTCTCACTCATAGGTGAGGCAACCAATCTTGTGTCTATCTCACTTTCACCATCAGGTATTGCATAGTACAGCAGAGGTGGTATTTCAGCTTGGTCTTTTGTTGCTGGGGTCATCTTGTTCCTGGCCTCTTCACTTTCTTCCTCTCTACCTTCAGCATCTCCCAAAGCAGGAGGTACTTTAATTTCTTTTTCCAAGGTTTTGCTCTTGGCTTCCTCTGCAGGAAGGTGTGAGTCCATGGCGGACTCTGCAGGCATGTCAGTATGACTTGACTGCCCGTCTCTTTTTCCTGGGGGCCTCTGGGGCACAGGGGGTGCTGGGCGTTTTTTGTAGCGGACGGTAACAGTCTGTTCCTTGATGGGCTCCTCGGTATTATCTTTTGTCACTGCTCCTCTGCTGTCCTGCATTACACTGGAAAATTTCTTCTCAGATTCAATGCTCTCTTCCAACGCCATTTCGAAACATTCATGCTTCACTTTGTTTGTTTCTATGTTTGAACATGGTGAAAGTCGTGTGTGGTCTTCCTCTTTTTGAGTTGCTTCCTGTTTGGCTTGCCGCTTATCTTGCTTTTCAGACAACTcctctttggttttgttttctctcattGAAAATACGTCCTTAACTTTATCCTTCAGTTTAAGTATTTGCTTCATTTTGCTGTCTTTCTCTTTATTGGCAAGTGTTCTTGTATCAGATTTTCCATTCCCCTTTAATTCTTTTTCCTTTACCAAAGTGCATTTTTCTAGCTCattctgttttgttgttgttttgtcacCGTCCTTTCCCTCCTCCTCTTTTGTATGTTCTTTGTCTCTTGACCTATCATCTCTCACTTTActactttctttttctttctctccaaaTATGTCACTCTTACTGCGTTCCCTTCCTGGGGCCTCCCGTTTAATGGGAGCCCTCATgttattttcaaatacattattttcagaCGGTTGGGcgtcttttatttcattgcaatGCTCCTGCTGGTCTTTTTCTACAATTGCAAACCCGTCACATGCAGTTAaatgtttgttcatttctgcAGGTGAGCCCGTTTTTACCctgtttttctccttttccttttctgtgtttttgagagAAGTTTTCTCCTCTCCAATTTCACATACTTCCTCAGGAACCTTTTTGTCCTGCAGATTTTCTGTAATTGTTATCTGTTCCCTCTCCTTTATTAAAGGTATGTCCTGCATAGGCTGCAAGCACTCTGTACTTGCAACTGAACCCCTTATTGTGTGTGGGTTCCCTCTTGTTGCGTGCAAGACCCTTTCAGAGCCCTCCTCATTATCAGGCAAAACATCATTTCTGAGAAGCCTGCTCTTTGAGTGCACTTCTGTTTCCTGAAATACTTCCTGTTGGGCAAAGCCGTTTCGGTTACTTgctaaatttttatttttgacaaaCTCATTATGTCTCTGTAATAGTACGCCTTCGTGGGATTTCAGTGCTTCTGGGTCACCTGCAACATGTCTATCCCTTGTGGAACAGTCACCCTGTTCCAAATTCTTGTGCTCTGTGTTACTTTTGAAGATATGTCTGTTGTATCTCGTTGCAATAGCATCCTTCTCCTCCTGAGCTTGCTCACTGTCATCAACATCTTTTATTGTATACCGCTCATTTTTGATGTACTGGTTTTGTCTGGCTGAAAATGCATGATTCATCCGGTCTTCTCTTCGATCAAATTCTTGCTCCTGCTCTGGAGTTAGTCTTTGTTTAGTGTTTCCTCTTTCCTTATTGCCCAGTGAATCTTCTTTAGTGTAGTGTTTGTCTAATTTAGAAAATGTCCCCTGTTTTACACTGTCCCTTTTTTGTGCTGCAAATTGATTTATAGGATCATTTTTTTTGACCGAAAACAACTCAACTCTATCTTTCACTGAAAGAACTCGTTCTGtgtgacatttttcattctgtttATTTACCCGCACGTCCCTCCTGTCATTGTGCCCGTCTGCTTCATCCGGATAATTATCTCGAGTTCTGATTTCATTATGCTTGACCTCTTCACCTTTGGTGAAAAGTGTATCTCTCAAAGAATGTGTTTCTTTAATTCCTCTCTCTTTGTCATTAGTGACATTGGAGCTAGGTGCCACATCCACCACAGGCCCTATGGTCTCTGTAATGTTCGCTGCCTTGTAGAGATTCAGTGATGGGTGATTAACACCTTCCCTCTCCCACAGTTGGGTTCTGTCATATTTTGACTTTTCTAGGCCACAGTACTGACCATTTCCACTTTCAGCTTGCTGGATTGTGCCTGCCGCATTTTCCCATGTGCTATTGAAGTTTCTGCAGGCAGCGGCTTCTTTTACGGTGTGGGGTGAACTTAATGTCAAATAGTCATCCGATATGCCTCCGTCGGCAGGTTTTTTATGATTGACGGTTTGGGCGTCAGTTGACTCCAGAGCAACCTCACTGGCAGGCCGGACGTTACTCACTTCTGGCTGGAGGGCTGTATTAGCCTCAGCGACAGGGGGCTCAGAAATAGCCAGTGCGGTTTTGGGTTGAGCGGTCTCTGGCTTGGAGGGCTGCTTGCTGATGTCTGTTATTTTGAACTTAGTGGGGCTGTATGTGCTCTTGACACGTTTTCTGTTGTCCTTGAGGTTGAACAGCAGGCCGGAGGCAATGGCCTTGTAGCTGTTGCGTGATTTAACCTCGTTAGTTGGCTTTGCGGAGGCATCGGTGAAGGAGGACGGTGAAAGGTCGAGGTCAACCAGACTGGAGGGTGTGAGAGCAGACTGCAGCACCTCTGACGTTCCCGTTCCCTGTCTGGGAATAATGGGAGTGAGCAGCTGGGAGATGCTGAATGGGGTTGAGCTGGAAGATGCAGGCTCTTTCACTGCTGTGACTGCTGTAACAGTTATGACTGGGGAGACCACTGTGACTGATGGAATTGGTGTGACCACAGTGACCGATGTGATTGGCACGACCTTTGTGACCGATGTGTTGGGCGGGGCCATTTGGACCGATGTGATTGGCGGGGCCATTGTGACCGATTTCATGGGTGGAGCCATTGTGAATGATGTGTTTGGTGGCGCCAT from Conger conger chromosome 2, fConCon1.1, whole genome shotgun sequence encodes the following:
- the LOC133122950 gene encoding cardiac-enriched FHL2-interacting protein-like, whose translation is MSCLDKRHVTHGGGMQGHYKYTDGFSDTSSVGSFMDDTDREVSSLTDRAFKSLCIGDEAVYNDSEFASSPVEHYDAFSLDVHNADILKYNSQKLLSLGRKQNGGGAAGMGEPTVGATFQQSVLDMARKGLKNGAIETAWQQRISSDGGTTAESHQRGHIRAIQDFKYKNSTNDLWEKALPNIRGEQFDSAGHERSNFHPTENHVHSGDATAQTAKKDLEKVPGQSSKSKRGKSSKPRKLSNKNFFLHSEHSAFESWRDCNRILLEQNHTPDPVSTNQRPMWYDSPLYKELTAEHGLQTSTSKENELNQSKSEDAKSSPAPPPTSIPPLSTRPATPPPAVGLQRSMAVEKRSESESDASLPPWRKNRAQSRAALPWSLPSTAAPCGESEGQSKVEAASIGITNGMVASAGAATVATSITPMTSVTMAPPMTSVTIAPPITSVTIAPPITSVTIAPPITSVTMAPPITSVTMAPPITSVTMAPPITSVTMAPPITSVTMAPPNTSFTMAPPMKSVTMAPPITSVQMAPPNTSVTKVVPITSVTVVTPIPSVTVVSPVITVTAVTAVKEPASSSSTPFSISQLLTPIIPRQGTGTSEVLQSALTPSSLVDLDLSPSSFTDASAKPTNEVKSRNSYKAIASGLLFNLKDNRKRVKSTYSPTKFKITDISKQPSKPETAQPKTALAISEPPVAEANTALQPEVSNVRPASEVALESTDAQTVNHKKPADGGISDDYLTLSSPHTVKEAAACRNFNSTWENAAGTIQQAESGNGQYCGLEKSKYDRTQLWEREGVNHPSLNLYKAANITETIGPVVDVAPSSNVTNDKERGIKETHSLRDTLFTKGEEVKHNEIRTRDNYPDEADGHNDRRDVRVNKQNEKCHTERVLSVKDRVELFSVKKNDPINQFAAQKRDSVKQGTFSKLDKHYTKEDSLGNKERGNTKQRLTPEQEQEFDRREDRMNHAFSARQNQYIKNERYTIKDVDDSEQAQEEKDAIATRYNRHIFKSNTEHKNLEQGDCSTRDRHVAGDPEALKSHEGVLLQRHNEFVKNKNLASNRNGFAQQEVFQETEVHSKSRLLRNDVLPDNEEGSERVLHATRGNPHTIRGSVASTECLQPMQDIPLIKEREQITITENLQDKKVPEEVCEIGEEKTSLKNTEKEKEKNRVKTGSPAEMNKHLTACDGFAIVEKDQQEHCNEIKDAQPSENNVFENNMRAPIKREAPGRERSKSDIFGEKEKESSKVRDDRSRDKEHTKEEEGKDGDKTTTKQNELEKCTLVKEKELKGNGKSDTRTLANKEKDSKMKQILKLKDKVKDVFSMRENKTKEELSEKQDKRQAKQEATQKEEDHTRLSPCSNIETNKVKHECFEMALEESIESEKKFSSVMQDSRGAVTKDNTEEPIKEQTVTVRYKKRPAPPVPQRPPGKRDGQSSHTDMPAESAMDSHLPAEEAKSKTLEKEIKVPPALGDAEGREEESEEARNKMTPATKDQAEIPPLLYYAIPDGESEIDTRLVASPMSESALSKEASPTSPTDLDEGGWVRCLIEYAKSQTPRSNASSPSTIRHTLFKVKDNTVRTSPLTKIIKSPLHRFPEDFRLSSPRDSWSGSEKGEDERSRLRERSKIHLPRESSLSRRDTRLRETPVMSPMAQPTITPPAAQEQRSPQWSPQAGAVSPPSREQENEGGDERGRLRERGKVHSPRESSLSGRGTRLRETPVRSPMAQPTITPPAAQEQRSPQWSPQAGAVSPLSRKQENEGGDERGRLREQGKVHSPRESSLSRRGTCLREMPVRSPMAQPTITPPAAQEQRSPQAGALSTPSREQEAVGTSSGGVESSAANAVDTVEEKVTRSLRVEETEGSKAPSEKSDSVCSAGDVQPLGKPPPVLPKSEKALRRAKRLTNKRIKKAEAESKVEGKSRARSKPVRERHTEPPPPAQTLALQPTPNPPQAPQSCPEPRQYQATPNAIAQSSPLTQRKLLQDPDSGQPQFCPQPGQTQPAPNAIVQSSPLIQRKLGQDPDLGQPQFCPQPGQSQPTRNAIAQSSPLTQRKLLQDPDSGQPQFCPQPGQTQLAPNAIAQSSPLIQRKLGQDPDLGKPQFCLEPGQSHPIQNAIAQSSPLTQRKLVQGPDLAQPQFCPEPGLSQPTPNAIVQSFPLTHRKLLQDPDLGQPQICLEPGQTQPAPNTIAQSFPLTQRKLVQDPDLGQPQFCLEPGQTQPTPSAIAQSFPLTQRKLLQDPDSGQYFMVDMPVQVKTKMFFDPETGKYIQLPVQAPEVVSSRPPSMEILNSPYLLYPGFMPVPMSSLPPRGSAAQTPASEILMVDQEMLQSRSAPYRLEDCQQTQSREAETYAQHACVPFDCFPEEPLYMEDEDSMNSRIMNAVTVSGLDSFAVDNV